In the Enterococcus saigonensis genome, one interval contains:
- a CDS encoding pyruvate, water dikinase regulatory protein, whose protein sequence is MNKAAEEILTIFVISDSAGETATKLAQATMAQYPTVEFNLFRKTFMSDKKTLLKALKEAKKLNALILYTMINEDLVQLIRDFCQESNLFGFDVLSASVLEIEKRTGVAPTREPGALHHLNKNYFKRIEAMEFAVKYDDGKDPRGFLEADVVLLGVSRTSKTPLSLFLANKNLKVANLPLVPQAHIPKQLWEVDKKKIVGLTNDPNVLNGIRKERMIAYGLNPDTAYSDIDKIRAELEFANDLYEKLGCVVINVASLSIEETASMIMNALELEDHSYYTMEEE, encoded by the coding sequence ACTGCTACGAAACTGGCACAAGCCACAATGGCCCAGTATCCCACTGTTGAATTTAATCTATTTCGTAAAACTTTTATGAGTGACAAAAAGACTTTACTAAAAGCACTAAAAGAAGCAAAAAAACTTAACGCTTTGATTTTATACACTATGATTAATGAAGATTTAGTTCAATTAATTCGTGATTTTTGTCAAGAGAGCAACCTATTTGGCTTTGATGTCTTATCAGCCTCTGTTTTAGAAATTGAAAAAAGAACTGGTGTTGCACCGACTCGTGAACCAGGCGCGTTGCACCATTTAAATAAAAACTATTTTAAACGGATTGAAGCAATGGAGTTTGCAGTCAAATATGATGACGGTAAAGATCCTCGTGGCTTTTTAGAAGCAGATGTCGTATTATTGGGTGTTTCTCGAACTTCAAAAACACCATTAAGCTTGTTTTTGGCTAACAAGAATTTGAAGGTTGCCAATCTACCTCTAGTACCACAAGCCCATATTCCCAAGCAACTCTGGGAAGTAGATAAGAAAAAAATCGTTGGTTTAACCAACGACCCAAATGTTTTAAACGGTATTCGTAAAGAACGAATGATTGCTTATGGCTTAAATCCTGATACAGCTTATTCTGACATTGATAAAATTCGCGCTGAATTAGAATTTGCAAATGACTTATACGAAAAATTAGGTTGTGTCGTTATCAACGTAGCTTCCTTATCCATTGAAGAAACAGCTTCCATGATAATGAATGCCTTAGAATTAGAAGATCACAGTTATTACACGATGGAAGAAGAATAG
- the thrC gene encoding threonine synthase — translation MYEGLLKTFKEYLPITEKTPMISLAEGNTPLIPLHNLSKELGINLYGKYEGLNPTGSFKDRGMVMAVAKAVEDGAKAIICASTGNTSAAAAAYATRAGIKAYVVIPDGKIAMGKLAQAIIYGADIISIPGNFDEALKAVREIAETEAVALVNSVNPYRLEGQKTAAFEICQQLEKAPDVLAIPVGNAGNISAYWKGFKEWHEAKGTTLPRMHGFEAEGAAAIVKGAVIEQPETIATAIRIGNPASWRLAENARDESKGYIDSVTDTEILNAYKKVAAQDGVFVEPGSAASLAGVIQHVKAGKIKSGETVVCVFTGNGLKDPDTAINETTVDIHKMSDLEAMRSHLRQGVAKL, via the coding sequence ATGTACGAAGGCTTATTAAAAACTTTTAAAGAGTATTTACCTATAACAGAAAAAACACCGATGATTTCACTAGCAGAGGGCAACACGCCTTTGATTCCGTTACACAATTTATCAAAAGAATTAGGGATCAACTTATACGGGAAGTATGAAGGTTTAAATCCGACGGGCTCGTTTAAAGATCGTGGAATGGTAATGGCAGTGGCAAAAGCGGTTGAAGATGGTGCAAAAGCAATTATTTGTGCTTCAACTGGTAATACAAGCGCAGCAGCGGCAGCTTATGCAACGCGAGCTGGAATTAAAGCGTACGTTGTTATCCCCGATGGCAAAATTGCAATGGGAAAATTAGCGCAAGCCATTATTTATGGTGCAGATATTATTTCGATTCCAGGTAATTTTGATGAGGCTCTAAAAGCCGTGCGCGAGATTGCTGAGACAGAAGCTGTGGCATTAGTTAATTCCGTTAACCCTTATCGCCTAGAAGGCCAAAAAACTGCCGCCTTTGAAATTTGCCAACAATTGGAAAAAGCACCAGATGTTTTAGCAATTCCAGTTGGAAATGCTGGTAATATTTCAGCTTACTGGAAAGGATTTAAAGAATGGCATGAAGCAAAAGGGACAACATTGCCACGTATGCATGGATTTGAAGCAGAAGGTGCTGCTGCCATTGTCAAAGGTGCTGTGATTGAACAACCTGAAACTATTGCAACGGCAATTCGAATTGGTAATCCTGCTAGTTGGAGATTAGCAGAAAATGCGCGCGACGAGTCTAAAGGGTATATCGATTCTGTGACAGATACAGAAATTTTAAATGCCTATAAAAAAGTTGCTGCCCAAGATGGTGTCTTTGTTGAACCAGGATCAGCCGCATCTTTAGCTGGTGTTATTCAACATGTTAAAGCCGGAAAAATAAAATCAGGAGAAACTGTTGTTTGTGTTTTTACGGGCAATGGATTGAAAGATCCCGATACAGCAATTAATGAAACAACTGTTGATATTCACAAAATGAGTGATTTAGAAGCTATGCGCAGTCATTTACGTCAAGGGGTGGCAAAATTATGA
- the thrB gene encoding homoserine kinase, producing MRIRVPATSANIGPGFDSCGVAVSCYLYVEVLNSSTRWQVDHSYGLSVPSDQDNLIVQTALKIAPKLLPQHIKVTSDIPLTRGLGSSSSAIVAGIELANRLGQLNLSESAKVKLATQIEGHPDNVAPAICGDFVVASYQGEKVDYVKHYFPDCELIAFIPSKELATSKSRDVLPHELTYQQAVAASSVANVMVAALVKGDLVTAGQLMEQDQFHEKFRGPLVPHLAKIRQISHEQGGYGCYLSGAGPTVIILAPEHKTDKIVPLLRELDNKAAVEIFHIDREGVQVF from the coding sequence ATGAGAATCCGCGTACCGGCTACCAGTGCAAATATAGGTCCCGGTTTTGATTCATGTGGTGTAGCTGTTAGCTGCTACTTATATGTAGAGGTTTTAAATTCATCTACTAGATGGCAGGTAGATCATAGTTATGGCCTATCTGTTCCAAGTGATCAGGATAATTTAATTGTACAAACAGCTTTAAAGATAGCGCCGAAGCTTTTACCCCAACATATTAAAGTAACTTCTGATATTCCTTTGACTCGTGGTTTAGGAAGTAGCTCTTCTGCCATCGTAGCTGGAATAGAATTAGCCAATCGTTTAGGGCAATTGAATTTAAGCGAGAGTGCTAAAGTAAAATTGGCTACGCAGATAGAAGGGCATCCCGATAATGTTGCACCGGCAATTTGTGGTGATTTCGTTGTAGCAAGTTATCAAGGCGAAAAAGTAGACTATGTAAAACATTATTTTCCTGACTGCGAACTGATTGCTTTTATTCCTAGTAAGGAATTGGCAACAAGCAAAAGCCGAGATGTGTTACCGCACGAATTAACTTACCAACAAGCGGTGGCTGCTAGTAGTGTTGCAAATGTGATGGTTGCTGCATTAGTGAAAGGCGATCTTGTGACAGCAGGGCAATTGATGGAACAAGATCAATTCCATGAAAAATTTCGTGGTCCATTGGTTCCGCATTTGGCAAAAATTCGACAAATTAGTCATGAACAAGGCGGTTATGGGTGTTATTTAAGTGGTGCAGGGCCAACTGTTATTATTTTAGCCCCAGAACATAAAACGGATAAAATTGTTCCTTTACTAAGGGAATTAGATAATAAAGCAGCGGTAGAAATTTTTCATATTGATCGTGAAGGTGTTCAGGTTTTTTAA